The proteins below are encoded in one region of Fusobacterium massiliense:
- a CDS encoding 2-isopropylmalate synthase, whose amino-acid sequence MKHIKIFDTTLRDGEQTPRVNLNAKEKLRIAKQLESLGVDIIEAGFAAASPGDFSAIQLIAENIKNSTVTSLARAVKSDIEVAAEAIKKAAKPRIHTFIATSPVHREFKLKMSKEEILKSVDEMVRYAKSFVEDIEFSAEDAMRTEKEYLVEVYETAIKAGATTINIPDTVGYRTPNEMFETIKYLKDNIKGIENIDISVHCHNDLGLAVANSIAAIEAGATQIECTINGIGERAGNTSLEEVVMILKTRKDLFEEYTTNIDTKQIYPASKLVSLLTGVTTQPNKAIVGANAFSHESGIHQHGVLANPETYEIMKPETVGRNVDSLVLGKLSGKHAFIDKLNNLGLSGFDDKKIEQLFAEFKNLADRKKYVLDDDIISLVSGDAAEIVKGRLSLEQFEISRKDSKTKAEINILLDGEKEVSASYGSGPVDASYKAINRILNDNFVLEEYKLESITGDTDAQAQVVVIIEKNGKRYIGRAQSTDIVEASIKAYINALNRLYQD is encoded by the coding sequence ATGAAACATATAAAAATTTTTGATACTACATTAAGAGATGGTGAACAAACACCTAGAGTTAATCTTAATGCCAAAGAAAAATTGAGAATTGCAAAACAATTAGAATCCTTAGGAGTTGACATTATAGAAGCAGGTTTTGCTGCTGCCTCACCTGGAGATTTTAGTGCTATTCAATTAATAGCAGAAAATATTAAAAATTCAACTGTTACCAGTTTAGCAAGGGCAGTTAAAAGTGATATTGAAGTTGCAGCTGAAGCTATTAAAAAAGCTGCTAAACCTAGAATACATACATTTATAGCTACTTCTCCTGTACATAGAGAATTTAAGTTAAAGATGTCTAAAGAAGAAATTTTAAAATCAGTTGATGAAATGGTCAGATATGCAAAATCTTTTGTAGAAGATATAGAGTTTTCAGCAGAAGATGCAATGAGAACAGAAAAAGAATATCTTGTGGAAGTATATGAAACCGCGATAAAAGCAGGAGCTACAACTATAAATATTCCAGATACTGTTGGATATAGAACTCCTAATGAAATGTTTGAAACTATTAAATATTTAAAAGATAATATTAAAGGTATTGAAAATATTGATATTTCTGTACATTGTCACAATGACTTAGGACTTGCAGTTGCAAACTCAATAGCAGCTATTGAGGCCGGAGCAACTCAAATAGAATGTACTATCAATGGAATAGGAGAAAGAGCTGGAAATACTTCTCTTGAAGAAGTTGTTATGATTTTGAAAACTAGAAAAGACTTATTTGAGGAATATACAACAAATATAGATACAAAACAAATCTATCCAGCAAGTAAATTAGTTAGTCTATTAACAGGGGTTACAACTCAACCAAATAAGGCTATTGTTGGAGCTAATGCCTTTTCTCATGAATCTGGTATACATCAACATGGAGTACTGGCTAATCCAGAAACTTATGAAATTATGAAACCTGAAACAGTGGGTAGAAATGTTGATAGCCTTGTACTTGGAAAATTGTCAGGAAAACACGCTTTTATTGATAAATTAAATAATCTTGGTTTAAGTGGTTTTGATGATAAAAAGATAGAACAACTTTTTGCAGAATTTAAAAATTTAGCTGATAGAAAAAAATATGTCTTAGATGATGATATTATTTCCTTAGTAAGTGGAGATGCAGCAGAAATTGTAAAAGGTAGACTTTCTCTTGAACAATTTGAAATAAGCAGAAAAGATTCTAAAACTAAGGCAGAAATAAATATTCTACTAGATGGAGAAAAAGAAGTTTCAGCTTCTTATGGTAGTGGACCAGTTGATGCCTCTTATAAGGCAATCAATAGAATTTTAAATGATAATTTTGTTTTAGAAGAATATAAACTTGAATCAATAACAGGTGACACTGATGCACAGGCACAGGTTGTTGTTATAATTGAAAAGAATGGGAAAAGATACATTGGTAGAGCACAAAGTACAGATATAGTTGAAGCTAGTATAAAAGCCTATATAAATGCACTTAATAGACTTTATCAAGATTAA
- the ilvN gene encoding acetolactate synthase small subunit: MNKEHHILIITKNTNGIVARIMSLFNRRGYFVKKMSAGVTNKEGYARLTLTVDGDKESLDQIQKQVYKIIDVVKVKIFPEKDVIKRELMLLKVKADEKTRSQIVQIANIYRGNILDVSPKSVVIELTGDIEKLRGFVNMMENYGVLEMAKTGILAMSRGEKM, encoded by the coding sequence ATGAATAAAGAACATCATATTTTAATAATTACTAAAAATACCAATGGAATTGTTGCAAGAATAATGTCTCTTTTCAACAGAAGAGGATATTTTGTTAAAAAGATGTCTGCTGGTGTTACAAATAAAGAGGGGTATGCAAGACTTACTCTTACAGTTGATGGGGATAAAGAATCTCTGGATCAAATTCAAAAACAAGTTTATAAGATTATAGATGTTGTTAAAGTTAAGATATTCCCTGAAAAAGATGTTATAAAGAGAGAACTTATGCTTTTAAAAGTAAAAGCTGATGAAAAAACAAGATCTCAAATTGTACAAATTGCTAATATATATCGTGGGAACATCCTTGATGTTTCTCCAAAGTCAGTTGTTATAGAACTGACAGGAGATATAGAAAAGTTAAGAGGTTTTGTTAATATGATGGAAAATTATGGCGTTTTAGAAATGGCAAAGACAGGTATCCTTGCTATGAGCCGTGGAGAAAAAATGTAA